A window of Pusillimonas sp. T7-7 contains these coding sequences:
- a CDS encoding DUF421 domain-containing protein — translation MLAFSMSPWELVLRGTIIYWLIFILLRISGRRDMGSLGPSDMLLLVLIADAAQNAMAGEYKSVSDGAVLVFTLVFWSAASNRVAYLFPASRRFLEPGRVALIKDGQFQLHGMRREYVSKEELMEQLRLQGVDDISLVRRAYMEASGDVSVLKKY, via the coding sequence ATGCTCGCATTCTCAATGTCTCCGTGGGAGCTCGTGCTTCGAGGCACCATAATCTATTGGCTGATCTTCATCTTGTTACGTATATCCGGCCGGCGAGACATGGGCTCCTTGGGGCCCTCCGATATGCTGTTGCTGGTTCTGATCGCCGACGCAGCCCAGAATGCAATGGCGGGCGAGTACAAGAGCGTCTCTGATGGCGCAGTGCTTGTATTTACCCTCGTTTTCTGGAGCGCCGCTTCCAATCGCGTTGCCTATTTGTTTCCCGCTTCCAGACGCTTTCTGGAACCGGGCCGCGTGGCACTGATCAAAGACGGGCAGTTCCAGTTGCATGGTATGAGACGAGAGTACGTGAGCAAAGAGGAATTGATGGAGCAATTACGCTTGCAGGGAGTCGACGATATTTCTTTGGTACGCCGTGCATACATGGAAGCTTCGGGTGATGTAAGCGTCTTGAAGAAATATTGA
- a CDS encoding I78 family peptidase inhibitor produces MLTRTLSIFATTLALAACSSVDLGEPKADTMPGACNADKASHVTGKHISPEQEQEALQSSGAATLRVIRPGQAITRDYRADRLNLQLNDYDTVVRAYCG; encoded by the coding sequence ATGCTTACCCGTACGTTATCGATATTTGCAACAACCCTCGCGCTGGCCGCGTGTTCATCCGTTGATTTGGGCGAACCGAAGGCAGATACGATGCCAGGCGCCTGCAACGCCGACAAGGCATCGCATGTTACCGGCAAGCACATTTCACCTGAACAGGAGCAAGAGGCATTGCAAAGCAGCGGGGCTGCAACGCTTCGGGTAATACGACCCGGTCAGGCAATAACCCGTGACTACCGTGCCGACCGGTTGAATTTGCAACTGAACGATTATGACACTGTAGTAAGGGCGTATTGCGGCTAG
- a CDS encoding cbb3-type cytochrome c oxidase subunit I, whose protein sequence is MPMNSTPIEPRALPNPLPRPPDEEQKLLDIWQRPRGWRAITVVNNTHVGLLYIGTAFLFFLLAGVLAILMRTQLAVAENDLIGHELYNQLFTMHGTVMMFLFAVPAVEAIAMLLLPNMLGARDLPFPRLSAYAYWAYALGGLVFFCSIFFGLAPEGGWFMYPPLTSSTYAPELNADLWLLGIGFIEISAIAGAIELAIGILRTRAPGMTLDKMPIFAWVMLVFSGMVIIAFPAVIVATALLELERAFGMPFFMADKGGDPLLWQHLFWFFGHPEVYIIFLPGAGMVSMIIPAMAGVRLVGYRLIVLAVVATGFLSFGLWVHHMYATGIAQLSLSFASAASMAVSIPTGIQVFAWIATIAAAVRLRPIKVPMLFILGFFFIFVLGGLTGVMVAVIPFDLQTHDTYFIVAHFHYVLFGGMVFPLFAAFYYWAPFISIRALSDRLGRWSFWLMFTGFNISFFPMHFTGLAGMPRRVYTYPADNGWEMLNMASTIGAYMIAVSVLIFLYDLACNFRPDNQKNAGNVWQAGTLEWLPTQSYGLRSVPYISSREPLWDQPDLSSDVEAGRYYLPNAPTGRRSSIVTSAVEARPQYLLELPGPGWSPFAAAVGTAGFFLLLTFKQEALAGACGLLALIMIWRWLWAADMSPEHQTVDIGGGIRLPVSAHGCASHSWWAMIMLIMVCVSIFSSLSFAYLFLWTTSPEIWRQAIRLPALSYPLAGACLFLTSSMMLAWSGRQLEHERKGPLQLGLLISIVMLTGAIALEAYGHWQNGMRPQDSAYAASVYAVIGLQGVLMTVLVYMGMFTLGRSLAGRLAPARRACYDNTMVLWHYTVAQGLLALGLIHGFPRLLG, encoded by the coding sequence ATGCCTATGAACTCAACACCGATCGAGCCGCGCGCGCTGCCCAACCCATTGCCCCGCCCTCCAGACGAAGAGCAAAAACTGCTGGACATCTGGCAGCGTCCCCGAGGCTGGCGTGCGATCACCGTCGTCAACAATACGCACGTCGGACTGCTCTATATCGGCACGGCGTTCCTATTCTTTTTGCTTGCCGGTGTTCTGGCCATTCTGATGCGCACGCAGCTTGCCGTAGCGGAGAATGATTTGATTGGCCATGAACTCTACAACCAATTGTTCACCATGCACGGCACAGTCATGATGTTTCTGTTTGCCGTGCCGGCGGTCGAAGCGATAGCGATGCTGTTGTTGCCCAATATGCTGGGGGCGCGTGATTTGCCTTTTCCACGCTTATCCGCCTATGCCTATTGGGCCTACGCTCTGGGCGGCCTCGTTTTCTTTTGCAGTATTTTTTTTGGCTTGGCACCTGAAGGCGGCTGGTTCATGTATCCGCCGCTGACCAGTTCAACCTACGCACCCGAGCTCAATGCCGATCTCTGGCTTCTCGGTATTGGCTTTATTGAAATATCTGCCATCGCCGGCGCCATCGAACTGGCAATCGGCATTCTGCGCACTCGCGCGCCTGGCATGACGCTGGACAAGATGCCGATTTTTGCCTGGGTGATGCTGGTATTTTCGGGGATGGTGATCATTGCGTTTCCCGCTGTTATTGTCGCCACCGCGTTATTGGAGCTTGAGCGCGCCTTTGGCATGCCGTTTTTCATGGCCGATAAAGGAGGCGACCCGCTGTTGTGGCAGCACCTGTTCTGGTTTTTCGGCCACCCCGAAGTCTATATTATCTTCCTGCCCGGCGCCGGCATGGTATCGATGATCATTCCCGCGATGGCTGGCGTACGCCTGGTGGGCTACCGCCTGATCGTACTGGCGGTGGTCGCCACCGGTTTCCTGAGCTTTGGCCTGTGGGTACATCACATGTACGCAACGGGTATTGCGCAACTTTCGCTGAGCTTCGCCTCTGCCGCAAGCATGGCGGTGTCCATACCTACCGGTATACAGGTGTTTGCCTGGATAGCCACCATTGCCGCCGCAGTGCGCCTGCGCCCGATCAAAGTCCCTATGCTGTTCATCCTGGGCTTTTTTTTCATTTTCGTTCTAGGCGGCCTTACCGGCGTAATGGTGGCGGTCATTCCATTCGACCTGCAAACTCATGACACTTATTTCATTGTGGCGCATTTTCATTATGTGTTGTTCGGAGGCATGGTATTCCCCTTGTTTGCGGCCTTTTATTACTGGGCTCCGTTCATCAGCATCCGTGCCCTGTCCGACAGGCTTGGCCGATGGAGTTTCTGGTTGATGTTCACTGGATTCAATATCAGCTTCTTTCCCATGCACTTTACCGGCCTGGCAGGCATGCCTCGACGTGTTTATACCTATCCGGCCGACAACGGCTGGGAGATGCTGAATATGGCATCTACGATTGGCGCCTATATGATCGCCGTCAGCGTACTGATTTTTCTATATGACCTCGCGTGCAATTTTCGGCCTGACAATCAAAAAAATGCCGGCAACGTCTGGCAGGCAGGCACGCTGGAATGGTTGCCTACTCAGTCGTATGGCCTGCGCAGCGTTCCATACATAAGCAGCCGCGAGCCCCTGTGGGACCAGCCCGATCTGAGTTCGGACGTCGAAGCGGGACGCTATTACCTGCCCAATGCGCCAACAGGTCGGCGTTCCTCCATTGTTACGAGCGCCGTCGAGGCCCGCCCGCAGTATCTGCTCGAACTTCCCGGCCCAGGCTGGTCACCCTTTGCGGCAGCCGTCGGCACAGCTGGCTTCTTTCTGCTTCTGACCTTCAAGCAGGAAGCCTTGGCGGGTGCCTGCGGCCTGCTTGCGCTGATAATGATATGGCGCTGGCTGTGGGCCGCAGACATGAGTCCCGAGCACCAGACCGTCGATATCGGTGGCGGAATACGCCTGCCAGTATCCGCTCATGGCTGCGCCTCCCACTCCTGGTGGGCCATGATCATGCTTATCATGGTTTGCGTGAGCATCTTCAGTTCCCTGTCGTTCGCTTATCTATTCTTGTGGACGACATCACCGGAAATATGGCGCCAGGCCATCCGGCTTCCAGCCCTGTCGTATCCACTGGCTGGCGCCTGCCTGTTCCTCACCAGCAGCATGATGCTGGCCTGGAGCGGGCGTCAACTGGAGCATGAACGGAAGGGGCCGCTGCAGCTGGGGCTATTGATATCAATTGTCATGCTGACTGGCGCCATAGCCCTTGAAGCATATGGCCACTGGCAAAATGGGATGCGTCCGCAAGACAGCGCCTATGCCGCTTCGGTCTATGCCGTGATTGGCCTGCAAGGCGTGCTGATGACTGTACTGGTTTATATGGGCATGTTTACACTGGGGCGTTCCCTAGCCGGGAGGCTCGCACCTGCCCGCCGCGCCTGCTACGACAACACCATGGTGCTCTGGCACTACACGGTAGCCCAGGGCTTGCTTGCTCTGGGATTAATACACGGTTTTCCCCGCCTGCTTGGGTGA
- the coxB gene encoding cytochrome c oxidase subunit II — protein MSFHATQTAELTWVMFAGAAVIFVLVLGTLGFALYGSAQVRRPLSRRWLIIGAGVIFPVAVLSALLAYSFAVTARMARTDTPPAVRIEVVGEMWWWRLRYLDQNGQLLFETANDIRIPVGVPVDLVLTSDNVIHSFWAPKLAGKLDMIPGHVNLLRVQVRQPGLYRGQCAEYCGAQHAKMMFDLRAVTVEEFQAWVAAQRLPAMEPANATLQVGKQIFMQACTQCHTVRGVNATGTLGPDLTHVGSRSSLAAGVLPNTIGALAGWIAGSQHIKPGNQMPSFDQLTGENLRAIAQYMDSLK, from the coding sequence ATGTCTTTTCACGCTACTCAGACCGCAGAACTCACTTGGGTGATGTTCGCCGGCGCTGCCGTCATTTTCGTGCTTGTCCTTGGCACACTGGGATTTGCCCTTTATGGCTCTGCACAAGTACGCAGGCCATTGAGCCGACGCTGGCTCATTATCGGCGCAGGCGTCATTTTTCCGGTAGCGGTGTTGAGTGCCCTGCTTGCTTATTCCTTTGCTGTGACGGCACGCATGGCCCGGACCGATACGCCGCCGGCCGTGCGCATTGAGGTTGTGGGAGAGATGTGGTGGTGGAGGCTGCGCTACCTTGACCAGAATGGCCAGTTGTTGTTCGAGACAGCGAACGACATTCGCATTCCAGTCGGTGTGCCCGTGGACCTTGTGCTCACATCAGACAACGTAATTCATAGCTTCTGGGCGCCGAAGCTGGCGGGCAAGCTGGACATGATCCCAGGCCATGTGAACCTCTTGCGTGTGCAAGTGCGGCAACCTGGACTGTACCGTGGCCAGTGCGCGGAATATTGCGGGGCGCAGCACGCAAAGATGATGTTCGACCTACGGGCTGTCACCGTGGAAGAATTCCAGGCGTGGGTGGCTGCGCAGCGCCTCCCGGCAATGGAACCGGCCAATGCAACCCTCCAGGTCGGAAAGCAGATCTTCATGCAGGCTTGCACCCAATGCCATACCGTCCGAGGCGTCAACGCCACCGGCACACTGGGTCCCGATCTCACGCATGTCGGCAGCCGCTCATCACTGGCGGCTGGCGTGCTGCCGAACACGATCGGCGCTCTGGCCGGCTGGATTGCCGGTAGCCAACACATCAAGCCCGGCAATCAAATGCCGTCATTTGACCAACTGACGGGCGAGAATCTGCGGGCAATCGCACAATACATGGACAGTCTCAAGTGA
- a CDS encoding cytochrome c family protein produces the protein MQRTRRIGMLLGMMAILPLAGCGEENLPLVSTNQAISPTSTDMAHARQLIAEYGCVACHTVPGVKGPATMVGPPLEKLALRGYIGGVLPNTADNLVRWLLDPPAIDPKTAMPDMGLSNEDARDIAAYLLGLD, from the coding sequence ATGCAGAGAACTCGCCGGATTGGGATGCTGCTTGGCATGATGGCCATCTTGCCTCTGGCCGGCTGTGGAGAGGAGAACCTTCCGCTTGTCTCAACAAACCAGGCCATTTCACCGACCAGTACAGACATGGCGCACGCGCGCCAGCTTATTGCCGAATATGGCTGTGTCGCCTGTCATACCGTGCCCGGGGTCAAGGGGCCGGCCACAATGGTTGGCCCGCCGCTGGAGAAACTGGCGCTGCGTGGCTATATAGGGGGGGTACTGCCAAATACCGCCGATAACCTGGTCAGATGGCTGCTGGATCCACCGGCCATAGACCCGAAAACCGCCATGCCTGACATGGGATTGAGCAATGAAGATGCCAGAGACATTGCCGCTTATCTTCTTGGTCTTGATTGA
- a CDS encoding c-type cytochrome — MSLRKRIAGITLAASAAAAAVVAVFVVYSGVYDVSATSQHTGAVYSLLQTSMRRSVKLRASEIQAPALDDADRAIQGFKHFRAHCVQCHGAPGVAPEPFALGLTPAPASLIDSAKEWSASEVYWIIRQGIKMSGMPAWQYRLGDEQIWDVVAFMQVLPALSPADYEYWNVQHAPVAQLSNESAASDEHDARLGDASAGKKALQQYLCITCHAIPGVVGADHHVGPSLAGMAGRTYIAGILPNTPANMLRWLRKPSEVDPLTAMPDLNVSDQDARDIAAFLYTLRDN, encoded by the coding sequence ATGAGCTTGCGCAAGCGCATCGCCGGCATTACGCTGGCCGCCAGCGCGGCAGCTGCTGCCGTGGTGGCGGTGTTTGTCGTGTATTCGGGTGTTTATGATGTCAGCGCTACAAGCCAGCATACCGGCGCTGTCTATTCTTTACTTCAAACCTCCATGCGGCGGTCGGTCAAGTTGCGCGCTTCGGAAATACAGGCGCCTGCACTTGACGATGCTGATCGGGCGATCCAGGGTTTCAAGCATTTTCGCGCTCACTGCGTGCAATGCCACGGCGCTCCCGGCGTTGCACCGGAGCCGTTTGCGCTTGGATTGACACCTGCTCCCGCTTCACTGATCGATTCGGCCAAAGAGTGGTCTGCCTCCGAGGTCTATTGGATAATCCGGCAAGGCATCAAAATGAGCGGCATGCCGGCATGGCAATATCGCTTGGGCGATGAGCAGATATGGGATGTGGTCGCGTTCATGCAGGTATTGCCCGCCTTGTCACCCGCCGACTATGAGTACTGGAACGTACAGCATGCGCCGGTGGCGCAGCTATCGAACGAGTCCGCAGCAAGCGACGAGCATGATGCAAGGCTGGGCGATGCATCCGCCGGGAAAAAGGCCTTGCAACAGTATCTATGCATCACCTGCCATGCAATACCGGGTGTTGTTGGCGCCGACCATCATGTCGGACCGTCCCTGGCTGGCATGGCAGGCCGCACATATATCGCCGGCATTCTTCCGAACACACCCGCCAACATGCTTCGCTGGCTACGCAAGCCAAGCGAGGTTGATCCATTGACGGCAATGCCGGATCTCAATGTATCGGATCAGGATGCACGCGATATTGCCGCCTTCTTGTATACGCTGCGGGACAACTAA
- a CDS encoding SDR family oxidoreductase — translation MIAKKELHTNGAKGTADKQRQIQKQQDQKDAEKPGRKPGSKKPAQAGERRQPAPPMPPQHLEKPGIEEDLDLKPRYEAPGYTGSGKLDGFATIVTGGDSGIGRAVAVLFAREGADVAIVYLEEHQDAELSKQAVEAEGGKCILISGDVKDPAFCSHAVQKTVQAFGKLDVLVNNAAFQEHADTLEDITDERLDLTMRTNIYGYIYMARAAVPQLKQGGSIINTGSVTGLKGHGTLLDYSSTKGAIHAFTMSLASNLIKKGIRVNAVAPGPIWTPLNPADQSAEKIKSFGESTAMGRPGQPEELSPAYVYLASPVCSSYVTGIVLPITGSPG, via the coding sequence ATGATTGCAAAGAAGGAGTTACATACGAACGGCGCCAAGGGCACAGCCGATAAACAACGCCAGATTCAGAAGCAGCAAGATCAGAAAGATGCAGAGAAGCCTGGACGGAAGCCTGGTAGTAAAAAGCCGGCTCAAGCTGGCGAGCGCAGGCAACCGGCGCCGCCCATGCCACCCCAGCACCTTGAAAAGCCCGGCATAGAGGAAGACCTGGATCTGAAACCTCGCTATGAGGCTCCCGGCTACACAGGCAGCGGAAAACTCGACGGCTTCGCCACAATAGTGACAGGCGGAGATTCCGGGATTGGCCGTGCGGTAGCCGTCCTGTTTGCGCGTGAAGGAGCCGACGTGGCCATAGTCTATCTTGAGGAACACCAGGACGCTGAACTGAGCAAACAAGCCGTGGAGGCCGAGGGTGGAAAATGCATTCTGATTTCAGGTGACGTAAAAGATCCGGCTTTCTGCTCACATGCTGTCCAGAAAACAGTGCAAGCATTTGGAAAACTGGACGTACTGGTGAACAATGCCGCTTTTCAGGAACACGCCGATACGCTGGAAGACATTACAGATGAACGCTTGGACCTGACCATGCGCACGAATATTTATGGATACATCTACATGGCCCGAGCTGCCGTGCCACAACTCAAGCAAGGCGGCAGCATCATCAATACCGGCTCGGTAACCGGCTTGAAAGGCCATGGAACCTTGTTGGACTACTCCAGCACCAAGGGGGCGATCCACGCATTTACCATGTCGCTGGCGTCGAATCTGATCAAAAAGGGCATACGGGTAAATGCCGTAGCTCCCGGGCCTATCTGGACGCCCTTGAATCCGGCCGACCAGTCAGCGGAAAAGATCAAATCGTTTGGTGAAAGCACGGCAATGGGGCGTCCCGGACAACCTGAAGAGCTGTCGCCCGCCTACGTTTACCTGGCCTCTCCCGTCTGCTCCAGCTATGTAACAGGTATCGTGTTGCCCATTACCGGCAGCCCTGGGTAA
- a CDS encoding DUF3597 domain-containing protein, whose amino-acid sequence MGFFNKILEKLGIGSAEAAEAPEATASAQADVAAAPAAAPAAAPASVPVTDVVAQLEQKAASNPQKLNWRTSIVDLLKLLDLDSSLTARKELAAELGCPADLMSDSAQMNMWLHKAVLARIAQNGGNIPQDMLD is encoded by the coding sequence ATGGGATTTTTTAACAAGATTTTAGAAAAACTCGGTATTGGCAGTGCCGAGGCCGCTGAAGCGCCTGAAGCAACGGCATCTGCTCAGGCCGATGTCGCCGCAGCTCCCGCAGCAGCGCCTGCAGCGGCTCCTGCATCGGTGCCTGTAACCGATGTGGTGGCGCAGCTGGAACAAAAGGCCGCATCCAACCCTCAAAAGCTCAACTGGCGCACGTCGATAGTGGACTTGTTGAAACTGCTCGATCTGGACAGCAGCCTGACTGCACGTAAAGAGTTGGCTGCCGAACTGGGTTGTCCAGCCGATCTCATGAGCGATTCAGCCCAGATGAATATGTGGTTGCACAAGGCGGTGCTGGCCCGTATTGCGCAAAATGGCGGAAACATCCCTCAGGACATGCTCGACTGA
- a CDS encoding tripartite tricarboxylate transporter substrate-binding protein, with the protein MNKFVKIAAGAVFALASSIAMAFPNKPVVMVVPYSAGGSTDVLARLLAEAMSRDLGQQVVVENAGGAGGTIGTSKVVRAPNDGHIILFHNMGIATSLALYKDLNFDARTDLEPIALAGDVPMILVRNKNFKPSSVSELIDFAKKNPGKVNFSNAGVGATSYLCALLFTQTTNMNVTMVPYRGTGPALQDLIAGNVDLICDQPVSTGPYIKSGALKPYALATAERLGIMPNVPTFKEQGLDNFELAVWHGIYAPKGTPPEAIDRLNKSIRTALSEPALIKRFEDMGVMIPEGERLNPDALDKHLDAEIDRWNAVLKEAGATAG; encoded by the coding sequence ATGAACAAGTTCGTGAAAATTGCCGCAGGCGCTGTATTTGCGCTGGCTTCCAGCATCGCCATGGCATTTCCCAACAAGCCCGTCGTCATGGTGGTGCCCTACTCTGCGGGCGGCTCTACCGATGTGCTTGCCCGATTGCTGGCCGAAGCAATGAGCCGCGATCTGGGCCAACAAGTCGTCGTTGAAAACGCAGGCGGAGCAGGCGGCACCATAGGCACCAGCAAAGTTGTACGGGCACCGAATGACGGCCACATCATTTTGTTCCACAACATGGGTATAGCCACTTCGCTGGCGCTTTATAAAGACCTGAACTTCGACGCACGCACCGACCTGGAACCCATAGCGCTGGCAGGCGATGTACCCATGATACTGGTGCGTAACAAAAATTTTAAACCATCAAGCGTATCGGAACTTATCGACTTTGCAAAAAAGAATCCTGGCAAAGTCAACTTTTCGAATGCGGGCGTGGGTGCAACCTCGTATCTATGCGCGCTGTTGTTTACACAAACCACCAACATGAATGTCACCATGGTGCCATATCGCGGCACGGGGCCCGCCTTGCAGGATCTTATCGCCGGAAACGTTGATCTGATATGCGACCAGCCTGTTTCCACCGGCCCCTACATCAAGTCGGGCGCGCTCAAGCCCTACGCTTTGGCAACAGCGGAGCGCCTTGGCATCATGCCCAATGTGCCCACCTTTAAAGAGCAAGGCCTGGACAACTTTGAGCTGGCAGTCTGGCACGGCATCTACGCTCCCAAGGGTACGCCCCCCGAAGCCATAGACCGCCTGAATAAAAGCATAAGGACGGCGCTGTCAGAACCCGCACTCATCAAACGCTTTGAAGATATGGGGGTGATGATTCCTGAAGGCGAACGGCTGAACCCCGATGCGCTGGACAAGCACTTGGACGCCGAAATCGATCGCTGGAATGCCGTACTGAAAGAAGCAGGCGCCACAGCAGGATAG
- a CDS encoding NAD(P)-dependent oxidoreductase — MSKIAFIGLGMMGAPMAHLLHQAGHSLIVQDANPAALEKFLSQHSGASQADSAGQIADAEFIITILPNSDIVDAVVSPLLPQLRPGTTIIEMSSADPVRTRELAAKVGATGAKLIDAPVSGGVKKAVDGSLAIMVGGDDADIQACLVVLQTMGKSITHVGPVAAGHALKALNNYVSAAALIATAEAIHVGKAFGLDPTVIVDVIQASTGRNNTTENKAKQYMLNGAFNSGFSLALQAKDVGIAATLAKALQIDLALGKHVAALTQEASEALGPQADHTEMYRYVQPD; from the coding sequence ATGAGCAAGATTGCATTTATAGGACTGGGCATGATGGGGGCCCCCATGGCCCATCTGCTGCACCAGGCCGGACACAGCCTTATCGTCCAGGATGCCAACCCCGCTGCGCTCGAGAAGTTCCTGAGCCAGCATAGCGGTGCAAGCCAGGCTGATTCCGCCGGACAGATTGCCGATGCTGAATTCATTATCACCATACTGCCCAACTCCGATATCGTGGATGCAGTCGTCAGCCCTTTACTGCCTCAACTTCGCCCAGGCACAACCATCATCGAAATGAGTTCGGCCGATCCTGTGCGCACGCGCGAGCTGGCTGCGAAAGTCGGCGCCACAGGCGCCAAACTGATCGACGCTCCGGTATCCGGCGGCGTCAAGAAGGCTGTGGACGGCAGCCTGGCCATTATGGTTGGCGGCGACGATGCCGACATACAAGCCTGTCTGGTCGTACTGCAAACCATGGGAAAAAGCATTACTCATGTGGGCCCTGTGGCTGCCGGCCATGCACTCAAAGCCTTGAACAACTATGTATCGGCCGCGGCACTGATTGCAACCGCTGAAGCCATACATGTAGGCAAAGCCTTTGGCTTGGACCCCACGGTCATCGTAGACGTCATCCAGGCATCTACCGGCCGCAACAACACCACCGAGAACAAAGCCAAGCAGTACATGTTGAATGGGGCCTTCAACTCGGGGTTCTCATTGGCTCTGCAAGCCAAAGACGTGGGCATAGCGGCCACACTGGCCAAAGCGTTACAGATAGACCTGGCCCTGGGCAAGCACGTAGCAGCCCTGACCCAGGAAGCGTCTGAGGCGCTTGGCCCGCAGGCTGATCACACCGAGATGTATCGCTACGTGCAGCCGGACTGA
- a CDS encoding carboxymuconolactone decarboxylase family protein encodes MTREYAPKNPELFAQGLETRRAVLGAEYVDASIKNATDFNIDMQELVTQYCWGDVWNRPGLDRKTRSFLNLAMITALNRPHELKLHVRGAINNGLTKEEIKEVFLQAGIYCGVPAAIDSFRVASEVFKEMNI; translated from the coding sequence ATGACACGCGAATACGCCCCCAAGAACCCCGAACTCTTTGCCCAAGGCCTGGAAACCCGCCGTGCGGTGCTCGGCGCCGAATATGTCGATGCTTCCATCAAGAACGCAACAGATTTCAATATCGACATGCAGGAACTGGTCACTCAATACTGCTGGGGCGATGTCTGGAACCGTCCCGGCCTGGACCGCAAGACACGTTCTTTCCTGAACCTGGCCATGATCACCGCACTGAATCGCCCGCACGAGCTGAAGCTGCATGTACGTGGCGCCATCAATAACGGCTTGACCAAAGAAGAAATCAAAGAAGTATTCCTGCAAGCCGGCATCTATTGCGGCGTGCCGGCCGCCATCGACTCATTCCGGGTAGCCAGCGAAGTATTCAAAGAAATGAATATCTGA
- a CDS encoding GntR family transcriptional regulator, with the protein MAVVMPVSRSQTLLKERAADSMREAIMSGAFAPGQKLVERELCEQLDVSRSCVREALQHLQSEGLIKIIPHKGPEVAAISKDEVVQLYAVRKKLEGLVGASFCVNASAQEKAELKNKVKDLAQYLDQPSHPNLLRMKNEFYAILLKGAGNEFASAMLRQLNNRVSILRRISMAQAGRLCQTIDELEAIVAAIDAGNPEAVEKLCEQHVENSARNLLLTL; encoded by the coding sequence ATGGCTGTTGTCATGCCTGTATCGCGTAGTCAGACATTGCTTAAAGAGCGTGCAGCAGACTCGATGCGCGAAGCCATCATGAGCGGGGCTTTCGCGCCGGGTCAAAAACTGGTTGAACGGGAACTGTGCGAGCAACTGGACGTAAGCCGTTCCTGTGTGCGTGAAGCCTTGCAGCATCTGCAAAGCGAAGGCCTGATCAAGATCATCCCGCACAAGGGGCCTGAAGTGGCAGCCATCTCAAAAGATGAGGTCGTGCAGCTTTATGCGGTCCGGAAAAAGCTGGAGGGCCTGGTTGGCGCCAGCTTTTGCGTCAACGCCAGCGCGCAGGAAAAGGCTGAACTGAAAAACAAAGTCAAAGACCTGGCTCAGTATCTCGATCAGCCCAGTCATCCCAATCTGCTGCGTATGAAGAATGAGTTCTACGCCATTTTGTTGAAGGGGGCCGGCAACGAGTTTGCCAGCGCCATGCTGCGCCAGCTGAACAATCGGGTGAGTATACTGCGCCGTATTTCCATGGCACAGGCGGGGCGCCTTTGCCAGACCATCGACGAACTCGAGGCGATAGTGGCCGCTATCGATGCCGGCAATCCAGAAGCCGTAGAAAAGCTGTGCGAGCAGCACGTGGAAAATTCCGCACGTAACCTGCTGCTGACTTTATAG